Proteins encoded in a region of the Hippocampus zosterae strain Florida chromosome 11, ASM2543408v3, whole genome shotgun sequence genome:
- the sdhaf4 gene encoding succinate dehydrogenase assembly factor 4, mitochondrial yields MSRLLSSVSSCKYLFSKSLISESPLLGWFRFTSGAVKDQAPLKKATTPQGRFDVDEEKTKGVLERFPEDVNPVTKEKGGPRGPEPTRYGDWERKGRCVDF; encoded by the exons ATGTCTCGCTtactgtcatctgtttccagctgcaaatatttattttcaaagagtCTTATCTCGGAATCGCCATTGTTAG GATGGTTCCGGTTCACCAGTGGTGCAGTAAAAGATCAAGCACCTCTGAAAAAAGCTACAACTCCCCAGGGACGGTTTGACGTGGACGAGGAGAAAACCAAGGGCGTTCTGGAGA GGTTTCCTGAGGATGTGAATCCTGTGACAAAGGAAAAGGGGGGTCCCCGAGGTCCAGAGCCCACCCGCTATGGAGACTGGGAGAGGAAGGGTCGCTGTGTGGACTTCTAA
- the tlx1 gene encoding T-cell leukemia homeobox protein 1 has protein sequence MDHMGLAAHLQQQHTHAQESISFGIDQILCSVDQSCMLTARMHEPDYGHSVYNGNANNGFAGYNCNGTSLGGSYHMNVGVNVSGPNPVGVIRVPAHRPVGGGNSCMPPVTGNINNISALTFPWMESNRRYTKDRFTVSLSPLTVTRRVGHPYQNRTPPKKKKPRTSFTRLQICELEKRFHRQKYLASAERATLAKALKMTDAQVKTWFQNRRTKWRRQTAEEREAERQQANRILMQLQQEAFQKSTNQPVTPDPLCLQNSSLFALQNLQPWTENTTKISNVTACE, from the exons ATGGATCACATGGGACTAGCGGCAcatctgcagcagcagcacacgcacgcgcaagaGTCTATCAGTTTCGGAATCGACCAGATTCTTTGCAGCGTGGATCAGAGTTGCATGCTGACTGCGAGGATGCACGAGCCGGATTATGGACACTCGGTTTACAACGGCAACGCCAACAATGGCTTCGCCGGATATAACTGCAACGGCACTTCGCTCGGTGGGTCTTATCACATGAACGTGGGGGTCAATGTGAGCGGGCCTAATCCCGTCGGGGTCATCCGCGTGCCTGCGCACCGACCGGTGGGTGGCGGGAACTCTTGTATGCCGCCGGTAACCGGGAACATCAACAACATCAGTGCGCTTACCTTCCCTTGGATGGAGAGCAACAGACGGTACACAAAAGACAGGTTCACAG TGTCTCTCTCACCGCTCACTGTTACACGTCGTGTAGGACACCCCTACCAGAATCGGACGCcgccgaagaagaagaagccacGGACTTCATTTACACGACTGCAGATCTGCGAGCTGGAGAAGCGCTTCCACCGCCAGAAATACTTGGCGTCTGCGGAGCGGGCCACTCTTGCCAAAGCCCTCAAAATGACCGATGCTCAGGTCAAAACCTGGTTCCAAAATAGACGTACTAAATGGAG GAGGCAGACGGCGGAGGAAAGAGAAGCCGAAAGACAGCAAGCCAACCGGATTCTAATGCAACTGCAGCAGGAGGCCTTCCAGAAGTCCACCAACCAGCCGGTGACACCGGACCCGCTTTGCTTACAGAATAGCTCTTTGTTCGCCCTGCAGAACCTGCAACCGTGGACCGAGAACACCACCAAGATCAGCAACGTTACGGCCTGCGAGTAG